Proteins encoded by one window of Halococcus agarilyticus:
- a CDS encoding alkaline phosphatase family protein: MALTSHRPIGRNIYDYDWDLIVVLDACRVDALREVAGEYSFLGSVDRAPSLGSSSKEWLVNTFQDEYRDEISDTVYLTGNGWVDEALTPSVDFASWTVLNGSVVESSDLVHRLIERPIVPQDDFDEVWMQPIRNVGGIEAFPAADLTEYAVQYGRVHDPERMIVHYMQPHEPYLHRAANGEEPTEIDKRPFELLRRGHEKEPVWNAYLDNLRYVLDHAEILLENYEADDVIITADHGEMFGEHLLYGHAEGLPHPKLRTVPWVTTSGSDTGTLDPDVDLDAESKAVVDDRLSALGYM; this comes from the coding sequence ATGGCACTCACGTCGCACAGACCGATTGGGCGGAACATCTATGACTACGACTGGGATCTCATTGTTGTTCTGGATGCCTGTCGGGTCGATGCTCTCCGTGAAGTCGCGGGCGAGTATTCTTTCCTCGGTTCTGTTGACCGTGCTCCCTCTCTGGGTTCGTCGTCCAAAGAGTGGCTCGTCAATACGTTCCAAGACGAATACCGTGACGAAATCAGTGATACGGTTTATTTGACTGGAAACGGCTGGGTCGATGAAGCCTTGACACCCTCTGTGGATTTCGCTTCTTGGACAGTTCTCAACGGCTCTGTCGTAGAGTCGAGCGACTTGGTTCATCGACTAATCGAGCGTCCAATCGTACCGCAAGATGATTTCGATGAAGTATGGATGCAGCCGATTCGCAACGTCGGTGGTATAGAGGCGTTCCCGGCTGCTGATCTCACTGAGTATGCAGTTCAATATGGGCGGGTCCACGACCCGGAACGAATGATCGTTCACTACATGCAACCACATGAACCCTATCTTCACCGTGCTGCCAACGGAGAGGAACCTACAGAGATCGACAAACGACCGTTCGAGCTTCTCCGGCGTGGCCACGAGAAAGAACCCGTCTGGAATGCCTATCTGGACAATCTACGGTACGTTCTTGACCACGCTGAAATATTGCTTGAGAACTACGAGGCAGATGACGTGATTATCACCGCGGACCACGGTGAGATGTTCGGTGAACATCTGCTATACGGACACGCTGAGGGACTCCCGCATCCAAAGCTCAGAACCGTTCCCTGGGTAACTACCTCCGGATCGGACACTGGTACACTCGATCCGGACGTTGATCTCGATGCAGAATCCAAGGCCGTTGTTGATGATCGTCTCTCTGCGTTGGGATACATGTGA